The following coding sequences are from one Haliotis asinina isolate JCU_RB_2024 chromosome 3, JCU_Hal_asi_v2, whole genome shotgun sequence window:
- the LOC137278442 gene encoding uncharacterized protein, protein MGPLRASYRISQSLRAAVALTEPITTVLLSPLVVDLYSHAELTLSCNKQYLMFVEFVFVVITICSFLALSVCMSRIIRLLPKANSDIAKSLKNAFFITSILNLVMTLVFLSGLSRDLPSDEMDNESCQYWSMAQMARSIGLKPLIPQVVVCIIILLSSTFFCINRQRTVISANEDSTDQNIAKGIVLPLLSTLLFQVFYFMLRLSMSRCMCGWFTLVSWRMGTTLELCWIKSILVITLQILYAFYLRRRHTSSLS, encoded by the coding sequence ATGGGGCCTCTGCGGGCGTCATATCGCATCAGCCAATCACTACGGGCGGCTGTTGCTTTGACAGAGCCAATCACAACAGTTCTCCTATCGCCCCTCGTGGTCGACTTGTATTCGCACGCCGAGCTCACACTAAGCTGCAACAAACAATACCTCATGTTTGTGgaatttgtgtttgttgtcatTACAATATGCAGCTTTTTAGCTCTTTCAGTATGCATGAGTAGGATTATTCGCCTGCTGCCCAAAGCTAACTCAGACATTGCGAAAAGTTTGAAAAATGCATTCTTCATCACTTCAATATTGAACCTCGTTATGACATTGGTGTTTCTCTCCGGACTTTCCCGAGATCTACCTTCGGATGAAATGGACAATGAGAGTTGCCAGTATTGGTCAATGGCACAAATGGCCCGTTCAATAGGACTGAAGCCCCTCATTCCACAAGTGGTTGTGTGTATAATCATCTTACTGTCCTCTACCTTCTTCTGTATAAACCGACAAAGAACAGTCATCTCAGCGAATGAAGACTCGACAGATCAGAACATCGCAAAGGGCATAGTTCTACCTCTGTTATCAACGTTACTGTTTCAAGTATTTTATTTCATGCTGCGGTTGTCTATGTCCCGTTGCATGTGTGGCTGGTTCACGCTTGTGTCATGGAGGATGGGGACAACTCTGGAACTGTGTTGGATCAAGTCTATTTTAGTAATCACTTTACAGATACTCTATGCTTTCTACCTGAGGCGTCGCCACACATCCAGTCTTTCGTAA
- the LOC137277078 gene encoding uncharacterized protein, producing the protein MDAIGPIIFILMAFVFIGNIGLCVIIIASKRLRQRLRFWFIVGTAVCDILAGVTLCLCGVQYYRGNRYDCTFLIVLMAFVYFGMQFVNLWYLVALNVDFCVRLCRPRLPRLTQCGRILLYLTLTLVPWAAMFLIVTPSIALGLRDYVNETWQCSFILRLESDILLKVICCLLPLLFMVGTFIYMVYKPWALSLPGSYVNMTTQLIEDSDDDVLEPRRCFIIPCVVTIVCSAPFQIWKIIPPERLDVGGFYVTESVLVLFLLSKAAILPFVWLILPSLRTEIKYICLKQQETGFATYRRFPQQHDSGEVTISQSEDE; encoded by the coding sequence ATGGATGCCATTGGGCCGATAATTTTCATACTGATGGCTTTCGTCTTCATTGGTAACATCGGATTGTGTGTCATCATCATTGCCTCCAAGAGACTTCGTCAACGCCTTCGGTTTTGGTTCATAGTTGGAACAGCGGTGTGTGACATTCTGGCCGGAGTTACTTTATGCCTCTGTGGAGTTCAGTATTACCGAGGAAATAGATATGATTGTACCTTCCTGATAGTACTCATGGCTTTTGTGTACTTCGGTATGCAATTTGTCAACTTATGGTACCTTGTAGCACTGAATGTAGATTTCTGTGTGCGTTTGTGTCGACCCCGCTTGCCAAGGTTAACGCAATGCGGTAGAATCCTTCTGTACTTGACCTTGACCCTTGTCCCCTGGGCGGCCATGTTCCTAATTGTCACACCCAGTATAGCTTTAGGATTGCGCGATTATGTCAACGAAACATGGCAGTGTTCGTTTATACTAAGATTAGAATCGGATATCCTTTTGAAAGTAATATGCTGCCTGTTGCCGCTGCTGTTTATGGTCGGTACTTTCATATACATGGTCTATAAACCATGGGCACTATCTCTTCCCGGGTCGTATGTGAATATGACGACACAACTGATTGAAGATTCTGATGATGACGTCCTTGAACCTCGTCGCTGTTTCATAATTCCGTGTGTCGTTACTATAGTATGTTCGGCTCCTTTTCAGATCTGGAAAATTATTCCACCAGAGAGACTTGATGTTGGTGGTTTTTATGTGACAGAGAGCGTTTTAGTACTTTTCCTTCTGTCTAAAGCTGCCATCTTACCGTTTGTGTGGCTGATTTTGCCAAGTCTTAGAACAGAAATTAAATACATTTGCCTTAAGCAACAGGAAACAGGATTCGCCACGTACAGGCGATTTCCACAACAACAcgattcaggggaggtaacaaTTTCTCAATCTGAAGATGAGTga